In a genomic window of Streptomyces koelreuteriae:
- the paaN gene encoding phenylacetic acid degradation protein PaaN translates to MTAALSAHELIARHRSTLDQALEAIRTRAYWSPHPEHPKAYGEHGSLDAAAGKAAFDALLGSRLDLGQPGTDDWVGGETSPYGLDLGVTYPHADLDVLLPAMKAGQRAWRDAGAEQRAVVCLEILKRVSDRTHEFAHAVMHTSGQAFMMAFQAGGPHAQDRGMEAVAYAYVEQVRTPDNAEWTKPQGKRDPLALTKQFTPVPRGIALVIGCNTFPTWNGYPGLFASLATGNAVLVKPHPRAVLPLALTVRVAREVLAETGFDPNLVALAAERPGEGIAKTLATRPEIRIIDYTGSTEFGDWLEAHARQAQVYTEKAGVNTVVVHSTADYKGMLSNLAFSLSLYSGQMCTTPQNLLVPREGISTDQGPKSYDEVVADLAKSVDGLLGDDARANALLGAIVTPDVKARLEAAAGLGEVALASREITNPDFPGAVVRTPVIVKLDGAKPDDEAAYMSECFGPVSFAVAVDSASDAVELLRRTVREKGAMTVGAYTTDPEVERDVREACLEEAAQLSLNLTGGVYVNQTAAFSDFHGSGGNPAASAALCDGAFVANRFRVVEVRREA, encoded by the coding sequence ATGACCGCCGCACTCTCGGCGCACGAGCTGATCGCCCGGCACCGGTCCACCCTCGACCAGGCGCTGGAAGCGATCCGCACGCGCGCCTACTGGTCCCCGCACCCCGAGCACCCCAAGGCCTACGGGGAGCACGGCAGCCTGGACGCCGCGGCGGGCAAGGCCGCCTTCGACGCCCTGCTCGGCTCCCGCCTCGACCTGGGCCAGCCCGGCACCGACGACTGGGTGGGCGGCGAGACCTCCCCGTACGGCCTCGACCTCGGCGTGACGTACCCGCACGCGGACCTCGACGTGCTGCTGCCCGCCATGAAGGCCGGACAGCGGGCCTGGCGCGACGCGGGCGCGGAGCAGCGCGCGGTGGTCTGCCTGGAGATCCTCAAGCGCGTCAGCGACCGCACCCACGAGTTCGCGCACGCGGTCATGCACACCTCCGGCCAGGCCTTCATGATGGCGTTCCAGGCGGGCGGGCCGCACGCGCAGGACCGCGGCATGGAGGCCGTGGCGTACGCGTACGTGGAGCAGGTGCGCACCCCCGACAACGCCGAGTGGACCAAGCCCCAGGGCAAGCGCGACCCGCTGGCCCTGACCAAGCAGTTCACGCCGGTCCCACGCGGCATCGCCCTGGTGATCGGCTGCAACACCTTCCCGACGTGGAACGGCTACCCGGGCCTGTTCGCCTCCCTCGCCACGGGCAACGCGGTGCTGGTCAAGCCCCACCCGCGCGCGGTGCTGCCGCTCGCGCTCACGGTGCGGGTCGCGCGCGAGGTGCTCGCCGAGACCGGCTTCGACCCGAACCTGGTCGCGCTGGCCGCCGAGCGCCCCGGCGAGGGCATCGCCAAGACCCTGGCGACGCGCCCCGAGATCCGGATCATCGACTACACGGGCTCGACCGAGTTCGGCGACTGGCTGGAGGCCCACGCCCGCCAGGCGCAGGTCTACACGGAGAAGGCCGGCGTCAACACCGTCGTCGTCCACTCCACGGCCGACTACAAGGGCATGCTCTCCAACCTGGCGTTCTCGCTGTCCCTGTACAGCGGCCAGATGTGCACGACCCCGCAGAACCTCCTCGTCCCCCGGGAGGGCATCTCCACCGACCAGGGCCCCAAGTCCTACGACGAGGTGGTCGCCGACCTCGCCAAGTCGGTCGACGGCCTGCTCGGCGACGACGCCCGGGCGAACGCGCTGCTCGGGGCGATCGTCACCCCGGACGTGAAGGCCCGTCTGGAGGCCGCGGCCGGTCTCGGCGAGGTCGCCCTGGCGTCCCGGGAGATCACCAACCCGGACTTCCCGGGGGCGGTCGTCCGCACCCCGGTGATCGTGAAGCTGGACGGGGCCAAGCCGGACGACGAGGCCGCGTACATGAGCGAGTGCTTCGGGCCGGTGTCCTTCGCCGTCGCCGTCGACTCGGCCTCCGACGCGGTGGAGTTGCTGCGGCGGACCGTCCGGGAGAAGGGTGCGATGACGGTCGGGGCGTACACGACCGACCCGGAGGTCGAGCGGGATGTGCGGGAGGCCTGTCTGGAGGAGGCGGCGCAGTTGTCGCTGAATCTGACGGGTGGGGTGTATGTGAACCAGACGGCGGCGTTCTCCGACTTCCATGGGTCGGGCGGGAATCCGGCGGCGAGCGCGGCTCTGTGTGACGGGGCGTTCGTGGCCAACCGGTTCAGGGTTGTCGAGGTGCGGCGGGAGGCCTAA